In Strigops habroptila isolate Jane chromosome 2, bStrHab1.2.pri, whole genome shotgun sequence, one genomic interval encodes:
- the PCF11 gene encoding pre-mRNA cleavage complex 2 protein Pcf11 isoform X6, translated as MSSTPHMPVKAPHQTAVQSEKNKPSPSPPLHDVKIANRDPRLNRMSQHSSHGKDQSHRKEFPPSTTSQSDTKPSKTAQSEKQNSTKQEKSKASEKTQKKELDQSEAKSKSPSPLKNKQPSTKDTKSQECESTKISDISKRDPRLKRHLQDKEGKEEEVKEKRRSTEKKEKEEHKTGEHRPAGSRNKVINGAVQKQDTSTEESEKQGGKQGRSSNRKRSRSRSPKARSPSTHSPKRRERRSPKRRLRSLSPTSSTPKIGKIRQIGPKQSHAEESTQAARDERNSTKRNAKQEVRDPRRVKKAQEDRPQETASQHSTKASPDPKENAENWQGSKSGKRWKSGWEENKNTQQNEEHQALGKSPHQRHRENWPAGKGILSPRAPKQQHRLSVDANLQIPKELTSASKRELLKKANERLTSGEITQDEFLMVAHQIRQLFQYQEGKHRCNVWDSPTEEKCGLKKKPLLSDAELTYYEHKAKLKRTQVQHSLSRLDLLDPDDILDYHIPDALLSGIECEQAKAKRGVQFDRKEPFGERARRHSPVSGTTRPFADNLSPLEGRRRLEEPNATKGARGSKNFDPYDSWGESEEFRDALRQQGKSTSTEFQKIDGDAICRFDNREERQLLGQAGVREEPRSPFSERFKRTRYEDPEKAPFPESPGSRFGGIEAKQRISALMEERPLFDGSPRQAAARVGVDGQGSPFGDAPAAGSSSRIDGPPGQAAMRFEGPLVGAGASQFDGPLAGAGGAGALRFDGPPGQLAGALRFEGPPGQGGGGGPLRFEGPLGQIGGPLRFEGPAGQPVGGPRFEGPGVGLRFEGPRGQPSGGLRFEGPHGQPMGPRGQPGGGLRFEGPHGQPLGPHGQPGGGLRFEGPHLQPLGPHGQPGGGLRFEGPMGPHGPSGGGLRFEGPHGPSGGGLRLEGPGVGPRLIDGPIHQGAGGLRFDGPLGRAGPRFDGCHAAGFDGQPGQLSLLQRFDGIHGTPGPRFERAPGQQAQPRFDTAIPQRFDGPHQPASRFDLPLGLQGARFENVANHPASRLELSPYGQGGPFVDHPSQGYNGPSHGMQFQRPDLFDGSPGPNFNGPAGPGAQNFPLRAAGHYFEEKGLQGPQYGNFNNMPMGSNQVSLMSAQAGPYGQGQQYLPNPGSFVQNPAGAVPHSYPDNHLGQVDVNELFAKLLKTGILKLSKTDSTSAQVNEASAQPAAEEEDDDQNEDQNVPDLTNFTVEELRQRYDSVINRLYTGIQCYSCGMRFTTSQTDVYADHLDWHYRQNRTEKDVSRKITHRRWYYSLTDWIEFEEIADLEERAKSQFFEKAHEEVVLKTQEAAKEKEFQSVPAGPAGAVESCEICQEQFEQYWDEEEEEWHLKNAIRVEEKIYHPSCYEDYQNTSSFDCTPSPSKTPVENPLNIMLDIVKQETEESCESPKVKEEPDDTPPACAEESTPASTDIKTEPDESV; from the exons ATGTCTTCCACACCTCACATGCCAGTTAAAGCACCTCATCAGACTGCTGTgcaatctgaaaaaaacaagcCATCCCCAAGTCCTCCACTTCATGATGTCAAAATAGCAAACAGGGATCCTCGGCTTAACAGGATGAGTCAACATTCTTCTCACGGTAAAGATCAGTCTCATAGGAAAGAGTTTCCACCGAGCACAACCAGTCAGTCTGATACCAAGCCAAGCAAAACAGCCCagtctgaaaagcagaactcaacaaagcaagagaaatcgaaagcaagtgaaaaaacacagaagaaagaacTTGACCAGTCAGAAGCAAAATCTAAATCACCATCCCCTTTGAAAAATAAGCAGCCCAGTACTAAAGATACTAAAAGCCAGGAAtgtgaaagcacaaaaatatcTGATATTAGTAAGCGGGATCCAAGACTGAAAAGACATCTTCAGGATAAAGAGGgcaaagaggaggaggtgaaggaaaagaggagaagtacagagaagaaagaaaaagaggaacaTAAGACAGGTGAACACAGaccagcaggcagcagaaataAAGTCATTAATGGTGCTGTTCAGAAACAAGACACAAGTACAGAGGAGTCAGAGAAACAGGGTGGGAAACAAGGGAGATCAAGTAACAGGAAACGGTCACGATCGCGCTCCCCTAAGGCACGGTCACCGTCTACACATTCTCCAAAAAGACGGGAGAGGAGGTCACCCAAAAGAAGACTCAGGAGTTTATCTCCTACTTCATCAACTCCAAAAATTGGAAAGATCCGTCAGATAGGCCCTAAGCAGTCTCATGCTGAAGAAAGCACGCAAGCTgcaagagatgaaagaaattcCACTAAGAGGAATGCTAAACAAGAGGTGCGAGATCCGAGGAGAGTGAAAAAAGCCCAAGAAGACAGGCCCCAAGAAACAGCAAGCCAGCATTCTACTAAAGCTTCTCCTGATCCAAAGGAGAACGCAGAGAACTGGCAAGGATCCAAATCAGGCAAGAGGTGGAAATCTggttgggaagaaaataaaaa CACGCAGCAGAATGAAGAGCACCAAGCACTTGGTAAATCCCCTCACCAAAGACACCGGGAAAACTGGCCTGCTGGCAAAGGAATTCTGTCACCCCGAgcaccaaagcagcagcaccgGTTAAGTGTGGATGCCAATTTACAGATTCCCAAAGAATTGACATCTGCAAGCAAGAGAGAATTACTGAAAAAG GCCAATGAACGCTTGACATCAGGTGAAATAACCCAGGATGAGTTCCTCATGGTGGCTCATCAGATCCGACAGCTGTTCCAGTATCAGGAAGGAAAGCACAGATGTAATGTCTGGGATAGCCctacagaggaaaaatgtggtttgaaaaagaaacctcTTCTGTCGGATGCAGAGTTAACCTATTATGAACATAAAGCTAAACTAAAAAGAACCCAAGTTCAGCATTCGTTGTCAAGGCTTGATCTGTTGGATCCTGATGATATTCTGGATTATCATATACCTGATGCATTGCTTTCTGGAATAGAGTGTGAGCAAGCAAAAGCCAAGCGTGGAGTACAGTTTGATAGGAAAGAGCCATTTGGGGAGAGAGCGAGGAGACACTCTCCTGTAAGTGGCACTACCAGACCTTTCGCTGATAACCTCTCGCCTCTTGAGGGTCGACGAAGACTTGAGGAACCAAATGCTACTAAGGGAGCAAGAGGTTCCAAGAACTTCGATCCTTACGACAGCTGGGGAGAATCAGAGGAATTCAGAGATGCTCTGAGACAACAGGGGAAAAGCACATCCACAGAGTTCCAGAAAATAGATGGTGATGCAATCTGCAGATTCGATAATCGTGAGGAAAGACAACTTCTTGGGCAAGCCG GTGTTCGAGAGGAACCCCGGTCCCCGTTCAGTGAACGTTTCAAAAGAACTAGGTATGAAGATCCAGAGAAAGCACCATTTCCAGAAAGTCCGGGATCGAGATTTGGAGGCATTGAAGCAAAGCAGAGGATAAGTGCACTGATGGAAGAGAGACCTCTATTCGATGGCTCGCCTAGGCAGGCTGCTGCAAGGGTTGGGGTAGATGGACAAGGAAGCCCTTTTGGtgatgctcctgctgctggctcgAGTTCCAGGATTGATGGGCCACCTGGACAGGCTGCTATGAGATTTGAGGGGCCTTTGGTGGGAGCGGGTGCATCTCAGTTCGATGGACcgctggcaggagcagggggagctGGAGCCCTAAGGTTTGATGGGCCACCAGGGCAGCTGGCAGGGGCCCTGAGGTTTGAAGGACCCCCTGGACAGGGTGGTGGAGGAGGTCCACTGAGATTTGAAGGCCCTCTTGGGCAGATAGGTGGGCCATTGCGCTTCGAGGGGCCTGCAGGGCAGCCTGTAGGTGGTCCTAGGTTTGAAGGACCCGGAGTTGGCCTCAGGTTTGAGGGTCCCCGTGGTCAGCCTTCAGGTGGTCTCAGGTTTGAGGGACCTCATGGTCAACCTATGGGGCCTCGAGGTCAACCAGGGGGTGGTCTCAGGTTTGAGGGACCCCATGGTCAGCCCTTGGGGCCTCATGGTCAACCAGGGGGTGGCCTCAGGTTTGAGGGGCCACATTTACAGCCATTGGGGCCCCATGGTCAACCTGGAGGTGGCCTCAGATTTGAGGGGCCCATGGGGCCCCATGGACCATCAGGTGGTGGGCTCAGATTTGAGGGGCCACATGGACCATCAGGAGGTGGGCTCAGATTGGAAGGACCAGGTGTAGGTCCTAGGTTGATTGATGGACCAATACACCAGGGAGCTGGTGGACTTAGATTTGATGGTCCTTTGGGTCGGGCCGGCCCAAGGTTTGATGGTTGTCACGCAGCTGGATTTGATGGTCAGCCTGGACAGCTGTCTCTGTTACAAAGATTTGATGGAATCCATGGAACACCTGGTCCAAGATTTGAAAGGGCTCCTGGCCAACAGGCACAACCACGTTTTGATACAGCCATACCTCAAAGATTCGATGGACCTCACCAGCCAGCCTCTAGGTTTGACTTGCCACTTGGCCTTCAAGGTGCACGCTTCGAAAATGTAGCTAACCATCCTGCCTCAAGACTAGAACTGTCCCCATATGGACAAGGTGGTCCATTTGTTGACCATCCCAGCCAGGGCTACAATGGACCATCTCATGGGATGCAGTTCCAGAGACCTGATCTCTTTGATGGGTCGCCTGGACCAAATTTCAATGGGCCAGCTGGGCCTGGAGCACAGAACTTCCCACTGCGAGCAGCTGGGCATTACTTTGAGGAAAAAGGGCTTCAAGGTCCTCAGTATGGAAACTTCAATAACATGCCAATGGGAAGTAATCAG GTTTCTCTCATgtctgctcaagcagggcctTATGGCCAAGGTCAACAGTATTTGCCAAATCCTGGAAGTTTTGTTCAGAACCCTGCAG GAGCCGTTCCACATTCGTACCCTGATAACCACCTTGGGCAGGTCGATGTCAATGAGTTGTTCGCtaaactgctgaaaacagggATCCTCAAACTGTCAAAAACTGATTCCACTTCAGCAC AAGTGAATGAAGCATCAGCCCAGCCAGCtgctgaagaggaagatgatgacCAGAATGAAGATCAGAATGTCCCAGACCTCACTAACTTCACTGTTGAAGAATTAAGACA GCGTTACGATAGTGTTATAAATCGTCTGTACACTGGAATTCAGTGTTACTCGTGTGGAATGAGATTCACCACTTCACAGACGGATGTTTACGCGGATCATTTGGATTGGCATTATCGTCAGAACCGGACAGAAAAAGATGTTAGCAGAAAAATCACACACAGAAGATGGTACTACAGCTTAACA GACTGGATTGAATTTGAGGAAATAGCTGACCTCGAGGAGCGTGCAAAGAGCCAGTTCTTTGAAAAAGCTCACGAAGAGGTTGTGCTGAAGACACAAGAagctgcaaaagagaaggagTTTCAGAGTGTCCCTGCGGGACCCGCTGGAGCGGTTGAG AGCTGTGAAATTTGCCAAGAGCAATTTGAACAGTActgggatgaggaagaggaagagtgGCACCTGAAGAATGCTATCCGAGTAGAAGAGAAG